The following coding sequences lie in one Haladaptatus sp. DJG-WS-42 genomic window:
- a CDS encoding CPBP family intramembrane glutamic endopeptidase, with protein MQIALLWGAILTIIWMEWETVGLNQRVVRETVVYILGPSVLALFYGRHLGWRVDRLALKNTVLLALFVLPFYIVGSSLPSVRTYYPMWETGAALGEFLPHTVKQFVVVIAAETYYRGLLCVGVREIGFKSVFISPIVYTIHHLGKPPIEIILSGPTDVLFGAVDYKSNSILPSIIAHGAGLALLDWLVLHDPLIPTTQVLSWLRWLPVPL; from the coding sequence GTGCAGATTGCCCTTCTCTGGGGGGCGATTCTCACCATCATCTGGATGGAGTGGGAAACCGTGGGGTTGAACCAGCGGGTCGTCCGTGAGACCGTGGTCTACATTCTTGGCCCGAGCGTCCTCGCTCTGTTCTACGGCCGCCATCTCGGCTGGCGTGTTGATCGCCTCGCACTCAAAAACACCGTCCTCCTCGCGCTGTTCGTCCTTCCGTTCTACATCGTTGGCTCTTCACTTCCCTCGGTGAGAACCTACTATCCAATGTGGGAAACGGGTGCGGCGCTCGGCGAGTTCCTCCCACATACGGTCAAACAGTTCGTGGTCGTCATTGCCGCAGAGACCTACTATCGCGGCCTGCTTTGTGTTGGCGTCCGCGAAATCGGGTTCAAGAGCGTCTTCATCAGCCCCATCGTCTACACGATTCACCACCTCGGAAAGCCGCCAATCGAAATCATCCTCTCTGGACCGACTGACGTGCTCTTCGGCGCGGTTGACTACAAGAGCAACTCGATTCTCCCGTCGATTATCGCCCACGGAGCAGGGCTTGCGTTGCTCGATTGGCTCGTGCTTCACGACCCGCTCATCCCGACAACACAGGTGCTCTCGTGGTTGCGCTGGCTCCCGGTTCCGCTCTAG
- the rnhA gene encoding ribonuclease HI produces MPVIECDVAEARKRLEAAGVSVQSGNTNHEQWRASYEGATAVAYAEKVVVQGKNTARLTGLLTDNAGRAHLYFDGACRGNPGPASVGWVIVTDDGIVAEGAERIGDTTNNRAEYEALIKVLEVARDYGFDEVQIRGDSQLVVKQVCGEWNANDPGMRERRVKVHELLAAFDDWSLSHVPREINERADNLANEALDNA; encoded by the coding sequence ATGCCAGTCATTGAGTGCGACGTAGCAGAGGCGCGAAAACGCCTGGAAGCAGCGGGAGTTTCCGTGCAGTCAGGCAACACAAACCACGAGCAGTGGCGCGCTTCCTACGAAGGAGCCACCGCGGTTGCCTACGCAGAGAAGGTCGTGGTACAAGGCAAAAACACCGCGCGGCTGACTGGCTTGCTCACAGACAACGCCGGGCGCGCGCACCTCTATTTCGACGGCGCATGTCGCGGCAATCCCGGGCCTGCCTCGGTTGGTTGGGTCATCGTGACGGACGATGGAATCGTCGCAGAAGGTGCAGAGCGCATCGGCGATACGACGAACAACCGCGCGGAGTACGAGGCGCTCATCAAAGTCCTCGAAGTGGCGAGAGACTACGGCTTCGACGAGGTGCAGATTCGCGGTGACTCCCAACTCGTCGTCAAACAGGTGTGCGGTGAGTGGAACGCGAACGACCCCGGGATGCGCGAACGGCGGGTGAAGGTACACGAACTGCTGGCTGCATTCGACGATTGGTCGCTCTCGCACGTTCCGCGAGAGATAAACGAGCGCGCTGATAACCTTGCAAACGAGGCTCTCGACAATGCCTGA
- a CDS encoding DUF5789 family protein has protein sequence MADEAEEEAAPAVELGEGESVEGIPLARVASRLTWGIEHSELKRREGDTVIRTPDGPQALGDVLDTVDTPYFSTRQEFVDDVRTAIGTGPVPTE, from the coding sequence ATGGCAGACGAAGCGGAAGAAGAAGCCGCGCCCGCAGTCGAGCTTGGCGAGGGCGAATCCGTCGAGGGCATTCCACTCGCACGAGTCGCCTCCCGACTGACGTGGGGCATAGAGCACAGTGAACTCAAACGCCGCGAGGGCGACACCGTCATCCGGACACCGGACGGTCCACAAGCACTCGGCGACGTCCTCGATACGGTTGATACCCCGTACTTCTCGACGCGCCAAGAGTTCGTAGACGACGTACGAACCGCCATTGGCACCGGCCCGGTTCCAACCGAATAA
- a CDS encoding alkaline phosphatase family protein, whose translation MGLFDRLRGDDAPRVAFFGIDGVPYSLLSEHEDEFPNLAALAADGAAGAIDSIVPPESSACWPSLTTGKNPGETGVYGFQDREVGSYDTYVPMGRDVQAERLWDRVTSEGRDATVMNVPVTFPPQRNVQRMVSGFLSPGLDKATYPEDLEGPLSEMGYRIDVNAKLGHDDDKTAFIEDAHKTLDGRFNAFKHFVEKDDWDLFFGVFMTTDRVNHFLFKDYEHDGEYKEEFIEFYRKVDRYLGELRDALADDVTMVVASDHGFTTLNYEVHCNAWLHEQGWLDYENEDHSGLDDISGDSKAYSLIPGRFYINLEGREPRGSVPEDQYEAVREELKTKLEELEGPDGKKVAERVVKKEEAFRGNHEDIAPDLVVIPNHGYDLKSGFKPHGDVFDVGPRNGMHSFDNASLYIDDETATVRDADLFDITPTILDLMDIEFARDAYDGASLL comes from the coding sequence ATGGGTCTGTTCGACCGGCTACGTGGCGACGATGCCCCTCGCGTCGCTTTCTTCGGTATCGACGGGGTGCCGTACAGCCTACTCTCAGAACACGAGGATGAATTTCCGAATCTCGCCGCGCTCGCGGCCGACGGTGCAGCCGGTGCGATAGACAGCATCGTCCCACCCGAATCGAGCGCGTGTTGGCCATCGCTCACGACGGGGAAGAACCCCGGCGAGACCGGTGTGTACGGGTTCCAAGACCGCGAAGTCGGTTCCTACGACACGTACGTCCCGATGGGGCGCGACGTGCAAGCAGAGCGCCTCTGGGACCGCGTGACCTCGGAGGGTCGAGACGCGACGGTGATGAACGTGCCCGTCACGTTCCCACCCCAGCGCAACGTCCAGCGCATGGTTTCTGGGTTCCTCTCGCCCGGCCTCGATAAGGCAACCTATCCAGAAGACCTCGAAGGACCGCTCTCTGAGATGGGCTATCGCATCGACGTGAACGCCAAACTCGGCCACGACGACGACAAAACCGCCTTCATCGAAGACGCCCACAAGACGCTCGATGGGCGCTTTAACGCGTTCAAGCACTTCGTCGAAAAGGACGACTGGGACCTCTTTTTCGGCGTCTTCATGACGACCGACCGGGTCAACCACTTCCTGTTCAAAGACTACGAGCACGACGGCGAGTACAAAGAAGAGTTCATCGAGTTCTACCGCAAGGTAGACCGCTACCTCGGCGAACTGCGTGACGCCCTCGCAGACGACGTGACGATGGTCGTCGCAAGCGACCACGGATTCACGACGCTCAACTACGAGGTCCACTGTAACGCGTGGCTTCACGAGCAGGGGTGGCTCGACTACGAAAACGAGGACCACTCGGGGCTCGACGACATCTCGGGAGACAGCAAAGCCTACTCGCTCATCCCCGGCCGCTTCTACATCAACTTAGAAGGCCGCGAGCCGCGTGGAAGCGTCCCGGAAGACCAGTACGAAGCCGTCCGCGAGGAACTGAAGACGAAGCTCGAAGAACTCGAAGGCCCCGACGGCAAGAAGGTCGCAGAGCGCGTCGTCAAAAAGGAAGAGGCCTTCCGTGGCAACCACGAGGACATCGCGCCCGACCTCGTCGTGATTCCAAACCACGGCTACGACCTCAAATCCGGCTTCAAGCCACACGGCGACGTGTTCGACGTGGGACCACGAAACGGGATGCACAGCTTCGACAACGCTTCGCTCTACATCGACGACGAAACTGCGACCGTCCGCGATGCAGACTTATTCGACATCACGCCGACCATCCTCGACCTGATGGACATCGAGTTCGCCCGCGACGCCTACGACGGCGCGAGTCTGCTCTAA
- the nreA gene encoding DNA repair protein NreA — translation MRLDEFIDGLERDPDAERRRLAAEKSYEILDYMDTAQQSFQNVLQGDSLFGSSAPSIFVGRSNYPRVSTGLLSPMDPDSNAADFATSGDWYKQGLSIDDVFQRRTGLLNSTRSAAVDVNDVWDGFVGVQREVAIAGRPVDVEIGLDNASALDFQPSIDEISTPTGPRARARSADLAENPYIPRPVQKTLEDDDWQAQGAMTYLYRRGFDVYDINKILSAGALGQTASRKLVPTRWSITAVDDTLGQYLRGRIRNAPSIDTVQVWTNEYMGNQFWVILAPGNWEYELVEMKAPGSIWNPDPGGALWMGADSEGYEGRTAYVDETSGAYYASRLGALEYLESIGRQAKCIVLRHVSDDYWGPVGVWQVRESVRNAFDGDHGEAETFHDAVRQVAPLLPVSLNDLRRKSSMVSGIQANLTDFS, via the coding sequence ATGCGGCTCGACGAGTTTATCGACGGACTCGAACGCGACCCGGACGCAGAGCGACGGCGACTCGCGGCCGAGAAGTCCTACGAAATTCTCGACTACATGGACACCGCCCAGCAATCGTTCCAGAACGTCCTGCAAGGTGACTCGCTGTTCGGGAGCAGCGCACCCTCCATTTTCGTCGGCCGGTCTAACTACCCACGCGTCTCGACCGGACTGCTCTCGCCGATGGATCCGGACTCGAACGCCGCAGACTTCGCGACGAGCGGCGACTGGTACAAACAGGGTCTCAGTATCGACGACGTGTTCCAGCGTCGCACCGGCCTGTTGAACTCGACGCGTTCTGCAGCCGTGGACGTAAACGACGTGTGGGACGGCTTCGTCGGCGTCCAGCGCGAGGTTGCCATCGCTGGGCGTCCGGTAGACGTAGAAATCGGCCTCGACAACGCTTCTGCGCTCGACTTCCAGCCGAGTATCGACGAGATTTCGACGCCGACCGGTCCCCGTGCTCGCGCGCGCTCGGCCGACCTCGCGGAAAACCCGTACATCCCGCGGCCGGTGCAGAAGACGCTCGAAGACGACGACTGGCAGGCACAGGGCGCGATGACCTATCTCTACCGCCGAGGATTCGACGTGTACGACATCAACAAAATCCTCTCTGCGGGCGCACTTGGCCAGACAGCGAGCCGAAAGCTCGTCCCGACGCGCTGGTCGATTACGGCGGTTGACGACACACTTGGCCAGTATCTCAGGGGACGAATCCGCAACGCACCAAGTATCGACACGGTACAAGTCTGGACGAACGAGTATATGGGAAACCAGTTTTGGGTCATTCTCGCGCCGGGTAACTGGGAGTACGAACTGGTCGAGATGAAAGCGCCGGGAAGCATCTGGAACCCCGACCCAGGCGGCGCCCTCTGGATGGGCGCTGATTCAGAGGGCTACGAAGGTCGCACCGCCTACGTCGATGAAACTTCTGGGGCGTACTACGCCTCCCGTCTCGGCGCCCTCGAATACTTAGAGTCAATCGGTCGGCAAGCAAAGTGCATCGTCCTCCGGCACGTCTCGGATGACTACTGGGGGCCAGTCGGGGTCTGGCAGGTCAGAGAGAGCGTGCGGAATGCCTTCGACGGCGACCATGGCGAGGCAGAAACGTTCCATGACGCCGTCCGGCAGGTCGCCCCACTCTTGCCAGTCTCGCTCAACGACTTGCGCAGAAAATCGTCGATGGTGTCGGGGATTCAAGCGAATCTCACCGATTTCTCCTGA
- a CDS encoding inorganic diphosphatase, with translation MANLWEDLQTGPNSPEVINVVVECLKGERNKYEYDKDIPGVVLDRVLHSNVHYPSDYGFIPRSYYDDEDPFDALVLVEDATFPGCIIEARPVALMKMDDDGEQDDKVIAVPNEDPRFDHIEDLEDIPNQLRNEIDEFFSTYKNLEKGKEVTTQGWEDKQAAYDAIQHARDLYEQHFG, from the coding sequence ATGGCGAATCTCTGGGAAGATCTGCAGACAGGGCCGAACTCGCCCGAAGTGATCAACGTCGTCGTCGAATGCCTGAAAGGTGAACGCAACAAGTACGAGTACGACAAGGACATCCCCGGCGTCGTCCTCGACCGCGTGCTTCACTCGAACGTCCACTATCCGAGCGACTACGGGTTCATCCCCCGCTCGTACTACGACGATGAAGACCCGTTCGACGCGCTCGTCCTCGTAGAGGACGCGACGTTCCCCGGGTGCATCATCGAAGCCCGTCCCGTCGCCCTCATGAAGATGGACGACGACGGCGAGCAGGACGACAAGGTCATCGCGGTGCCAAACGAAGACCCGCGCTTCGACCACATCGAAGACTTAGAAGACATTCCGAACCAGCTGCGCAATGAGATTGACGAGTTCTTCTCGACCTACAAGAACTTAGAAAAGGGCAAGGAAGTCACGACCCAAGGCTGGGAGGACAAGCAGGCGGCATACGACGCCATCCAGCACGCCCGCGACCTCTACGAACAGCACTTCGGGTAA
- a CDS encoding DUF302 domain-containing protein: MSLTFDPADLDAEDIGEETAILHMEHEAAIEHVREAFTDAGFGVATEFSPSELLNEKVDAGRDPYYVLGACNPKMADWALSASENKIGALFPCNVVIWEEKPGVQQVYHISIMRAARLLGMAPDNDEWDELVGETGKLVEKAFANLDSE; this comes from the coding sequence ATGAGCCTGACCTTTGACCCCGCAGATCTCGATGCCGAAGATATCGGGGAAGAAACTGCCATCCTCCACATGGAACACGAAGCCGCCATCGAGCACGTTCGCGAGGCGTTCACGGACGCTGGCTTCGGCGTCGCCACCGAGTTCTCGCCCTCGGAGTTGTTGAACGAGAAAGTCGATGCAGGCCGCGACCCGTACTACGTGCTCGGTGCGTGCAACCCGAAGATGGCCGACTGGGCACTCTCCGCGAGCGAGAACAAGATTGGCGCGCTGTTCCCGTGTAACGTCGTCATCTGGGAGGAAAAACCGGGTGTCCAGCAGGTCTACCACATCAGCATCATGCGTGCGGCGCGCCTACTCGGCATGGCGCCAGACAACGACGAATGGGACGAACTCGTCGGCGAAACCGGGAAGCTCGTCGAGAAAGCATTCGCAAACCTCGACAGCGAATAG
- a CDS encoding rnhA operon protein, protein MPEVPDDVSAEAERLTRLALNAVDESEAEAYRDRRDTLVAEYDFVARVREEGVRHTLVLYPTEWVEDGVVQFDSIRDTARAIERVIDGPGVENEWENVEAHNQALVAQVEAEFGDDHATNARIFADFMGNHYVRPMDSATRDEVEEFLSEYYQRNAWPTETQKTIVQASLSRVFELAGKPSPL, encoded by the coding sequence ATGCCTGAAGTCCCCGACGACGTAAGCGCAGAAGCAGAGCGATTGACCAGACTCGCGTTGAACGCGGTCGATGAGAGCGAAGCTGAGGCCTACCGTGACCGGCGTGACACACTCGTCGCGGAGTACGACTTCGTCGCCCGGGTGCGCGAAGAGGGTGTCCGCCACACGCTCGTTCTCTATCCGACCGAATGGGTCGAAGACGGAGTGGTGCAGTTCGACTCCATCCGCGATACGGCCCGCGCAATCGAGCGCGTCATCGACGGCCCCGGCGTCGAAAACGAGTGGGAGAACGTCGAAGCCCACAATCAGGCGCTCGTAGCGCAGGTCGAAGCCGAATTTGGTGACGACCACGCCACGAACGCTCGCATCTTCGCGGATTTCATGGGCAACCACTACGTTCGGCCCATGGACTCTGCGACGCGAGACGAAGTCGAAGAATTCCTCTCAGAGTACTACCAGCGCAACGCCTGGCCAACCGAGACGCAAAAAACAATTGTGCAGGCGAGTTTGTCGCGAGTGTTCGAACTCGCGGGCAAACCGTCGCCGCTATAA
- a CDS encoding transcription initiation factor IIB, whose protein sequence is MTRSTRTRERTLEEESTGEEREGVRTCPECESDNLVKSTDRGEIVCDDCGLVVEEENIDPGPEWRAFNHQERQQKSRVGAPTTQTMHDKGLTTTIDWKDKDAYGRSISSKKRSQMHRLRKWQERIRTKDAGERNLQFALSEIDRMASALGVPRSVREVASVIYRRALKEDLIRGRSIEGVATSALYAACRKEGIPRSLEEISEVSRVERKEIGRTYRYISQELGLEMRPVDPKKYVPRFCSELNLSEEVQSKANEIIETTAEKGLLSGKSPTGYAAAAIYAASLLCNEKKTQREVADVAQVTEVTIRNRYQEQIEAMGIHN, encoded by the coding sequence ATGACACGGTCCACCCGAACACGGGAGCGCACGCTCGAGGAGGAATCAACCGGGGAGGAGCGAGAGGGGGTTCGCACTTGTCCAGAATGTGAGTCTGATAATCTTGTCAAAAGTACAGATAGGGGGGAGATTGTTTGTGACGACTGTGGTTTAGTCGTCGAAGAGGAGAACATCGACCCAGGTCCGGAGTGGCGAGCATTTAATCATCAGGAACGTCAGCAAAAGTCGCGTGTGGGTGCGCCGACGACGCAGACGATGCACGACAAAGGTCTCACCACCACGATTGACTGGAAGGACAAAGACGCCTACGGTCGCTCTATTTCCTCAAAGAAACGCAGTCAGATGCACCGACTTCGAAAATGGCAGGAGCGCATTCGTACGAAGGACGCAGGCGAGCGCAACCTGCAGTTCGCTCTTTCTGAAATCGACCGCATGGCCTCCGCACTCGGTGTACCACGGTCGGTCCGCGAAGTTGCGAGTGTTATCTACCGACGCGCACTCAAAGAAGACCTCATCCGGGGACGCTCCATCGAGGGCGTCGCCACGTCTGCACTCTACGCCGCCTGCCGCAAGGAAGGCATCCCGCGTAGCTTAGAGGAGATCTCTGAAGTCTCGCGTGTCGAACGCAAAGAGATTGGACGTACCTATCGCTACATCTCACAGGAACTCGGTCTCGAAATGCGACCGGTAGACCCGAAAAAGTACGTCCCGCGGTTCTGTTCTGAACTCAATCTGTCCGAAGAAGTCCAGTCGAAAGCCAACGAGATTATCGAGACGACGGCCGAAAAAGGCCTGCTCTCTGGGAAATCGCCAACCGGCTACGCGGCTGCTGCTATCTACGCGGCCTCACTGCTCTGCAACGAGAAGAAGACCCAGCGCGAAGTCGCAGACGTCGCACAGGTCACCGAGGTCACCATCCGGAACCGCTATCAAGAACAGATCGAAGCGATGGGCATTCACAACTAA
- a CDS encoding PadR family transcriptional regulator, with the protein MSEAQAVSDELGMVRNLTAFQQNILVILSEQPMYGLAIKRELESYYGSEVNHGRLYPNLDDLVEMGLVEKSELDKRTNQYALTGDGEGAVVDKLEWILAKFVNEDDRADTVRDIINAQL; encoded by the coding sequence ATGTCAGAGGCACAAGCAGTATCGGACGAACTGGGCATGGTTCGGAACCTGACGGCGTTCCAACAAAACATTCTCGTCATTTTGAGCGAGCAGCCGATGTACGGGCTCGCAATCAAGCGAGAACTCGAGTCGTACTACGGCTCGGAAGTGAATCACGGACGGCTGTATCCAAACCTCGACGACCTCGTCGAAATGGGGCTCGTCGAAAAGAGTGAACTCGACAAGCGCACCAATCAGTACGCGCTTACAGGCGATGGCGAAGGTGCCGTCGTGGACAAGCTCGAATGGATTCTCGCAAAGTTCGTGAACGAAGACGACCGCGCTGACACGGTCCGCGACATCATCAACGCGCAGTTATAG